A stretch of the Rodentibacter haemolyticus genome encodes the following:
- the mutY gene encoding A/G-specific adenine glycosylase — protein sequence MLAKSSPHAPLAHAVLEWYDKFGRKHLPWQQNKTLYGVWLSEVMLQQTQVATVIPYFERFIKTFPDITTLANASQDEVLHLWTGLGYYARARNLHKAAQKVRDEFNGNFPTSFEDVWALPGVGRSTAGAILSSVLNQPYPILDGNVKRVLTRYFTVEGWTGEKKVENHLWALTEQVTPTERVADFNQAMMDIGAMVCTRTKPKCEFCPLQINCLAYKNGNWALFPTKKPKKTMPEKETYFLILSQQGKVWLEQRESSGLWGGLFCFPQFNSKDDLLSYLAAENISHYQEWASFRHTFSHFHLDIHPIYAEIDGLSKQEQANLDWRKVTEKAKEYKPNLSSAVKYWYDPANPEQIGLAQPVKNLLIQFVRNNYGKNDIL from the coding sequence ATGTTAGCAAAATCCTCACCTCACGCACCTCTTGCCCACGCCGTACTGGAATGGTATGACAAATTCGGACGTAAACACCTACCTTGGCAACAAAATAAAACCCTTTATGGCGTGTGGCTTTCTGAAGTTATGTTACAACAAACTCAAGTCGCTACGGTGATACCTTATTTTGAGCGATTTATCAAAACATTCCCGGACATCACCACACTTGCCAATGCATCACAAGATGAAGTTTTACATTTGTGGACAGGTTTAGGCTACTATGCACGTGCGCGAAATTTGCACAAAGCGGCACAAAAAGTGAGAGATGAATTTAATGGAAATTTCCCAACAAGTTTTGAAGATGTTTGGGCATTACCGGGGGTTGGTCGTTCTACCGCCGGTGCTATTTTGTCTTCCGTATTAAATCAGCCGTATCCTATTTTAGACGGTAATGTAAAACGTGTATTAACGCGTTACTTTACGGTGGAAGGCTGGACGGGGGAGAAAAAAGTAGAAAATCATTTGTGGGCTTTAACGGAACAGGTTACCCCTACAGAACGTGTGGCGGATTTCAATCAAGCAATGATGGATATTGGTGCGATGGTTTGCACCCGCACCAAGCCCAAGTGCGAATTTTGTCCATTACAAATAAATTGTTTGGCATATAAAAATGGGAATTGGGCATTGTTTCCTACCAAAAAACCGAAAAAAACAATGCCGGAAAAAGAAACCTATTTTCTGATATTATCTCAACAAGGCAAAGTTTGGTTAGAACAACGTGAAAGTTCCGGTTTGTGGGGAGGATTATTTTGCTTCCCTCAGTTCAATTCAAAGGATGATTTACTGTCTTATTTAGCAGCAGAAAATATATCTCACTATCAGGAGTGGGCGAGTTTTCGTCATACATTCAGCCATTTCCACTTAGATATTCATCCTATTTATGCAGAGATTGATGGCTTATCAAAACAAGAACAAGCCAATTTAGATTGGCGTAAAGTGACGGAAAAAGCAAAAGAATACAAACCTAATCTATCAAGTGCGGTCAAATATTGGTATGATCCGGCAAATCCTGAGCAGATCGGGTTAGCTCAACCCGTGAAAAATTTATTAATACAATTTGTAAGGAATAATTATGGCAAGAATGATATTTTGTGA
- the rpmE gene encoding 50S ribosomal protein L31, translating to MKQGIHPEYKEITATCSCGNVIKTRSTLGKDINLDVCSNCHPFYTGKQRVVDTGGRVERFNSRFKIPGTK from the coding sequence ATGAAACAAGGTATTCATCCCGAATATAAAGAAATCACCGCAACTTGTTCTTGCGGTAATGTGATTAAAACCCGTTCAACTTTAGGCAAAGACATCAATCTTGATGTGTGCAGTAACTGCCACCCGTTCTACACCGGTAAACAACGTGTTGTAGATACCGGCGGTCGTGTTGAACGCTTCAACAGCCGTTTCAAAATTCCGGGTACAAAATAA
- the era gene encoding GTPase Era — protein MIEQFDKTYCGFIAIVGRPNVGKSTLLNKILGQKISITSRKAQTTRHRIVGIKTEGAYQEIYVDTPGLHIEEKRAINRLMNRAASSAIGDVDLIIFVVDGTHWNADDEMVLNKLRHTKTPVVLAINKVDNIKNKDDLLPFITELSSKFNFAHIVPISAQRGNNVHELEKIVRASLREGTHHFPEDYVTDRSQRFMASEIIREKLMRFTGEELPYSVTVEIERFKVNERGTYEINGLILVEREGQKKMVIGAQGQKIKTIGMEARADMERLFDNKVHLELWVKVKSGWADDERALRSLGYMDE, from the coding sequence ATGATCGAACAATTCGACAAAACTTATTGTGGTTTCATTGCCATTGTAGGCCGCCCGAATGTGGGTAAATCAACGCTCTTAAATAAAATTCTAGGGCAAAAAATTTCCATTACTTCACGTAAAGCTCAAACTACCCGCCATCGCATTGTGGGGATCAAAACCGAAGGGGCGTATCAAGAAATTTATGTCGATACTCCGGGGCTTCATATTGAAGAAAAACGGGCGATAAACCGCTTAATGAACCGTGCCGCAAGCAGTGCTATCGGTGATGTGGATCTTATCATTTTCGTGGTGGACGGAACCCATTGGAATGCGGATGACGAAATGGTATTAAATAAGCTTCGTCATACCAAAACGCCCGTTGTATTGGCGATTAATAAAGTGGATAACATAAAAAATAAAGATGATTTATTGCCGTTTATCACTGAATTAAGCAGTAAATTTAACTTTGCGCATATCGTGCCGATTTCGGCACAACGTGGAAATAATGTTCACGAGCTTGAAAAAATCGTGCGCGCTTCGTTGCGTGAAGGTACGCACCACTTCCCGGAAGATTACGTGACGGATCGTTCACAACGTTTTATGGCTTCGGAAATCATTCGAGAGAAACTAATGCGTTTTACCGGTGAAGAATTGCCTTATTCCGTTACCGTAGAAATCGAGCGATTCAAAGTGAACGAACGCGGCACTTATGAAATTAACGGTTTAATTCTTGTCGAGCGTGAAGGGCAGAAAAAAATGGTGATTGGCGCACAAGGTCAAAAAATTAAAACCATTGGTATGGAAGCCCGTGCGGATATGGAACGTTTGTTTGATAACAAAGTTCACCTTGAACTTTGGGTGAAAGTAAAATCCGGTTGGGCGGATGATGAACGTGCGTTGCGCAGTCTCGGGTATATGGATGAATAA
- the rnc gene encoding ribonuclease III, with protein sequence MSPLDRLERKIGYQFNNISLLKLALTHRSAASQHNERLEFLGDSILNFTIAEALYHQFPRCNEGELSRMRATLVREPTLASIAREFELGEYMSLGSGELKSGGFRRESILADCVEAIIGAISLDQGLAIASQMIRNWYQTLLAEIKPGDNQKDAKTRLQEYLQGRRLPLPSYEVINIQGEAHCQTFTVECKVKSEDKIDRTFVGKGSSRRKAEQAAAEQILKELDIK encoded by the coding sequence ATGAGCCCTTTAGATAGATTAGAGCGAAAGATAGGTTATCAATTTAACAATATTTCGCTTTTAAAATTAGCACTGACACATCGTAGTGCTGCCAGTCAACATAATGAACGCTTGGAATTTCTGGGAGATTCTATTCTCAATTTTACTATTGCGGAAGCGTTGTACCATCAATTTCCCCGTTGTAATGAGGGGGAACTAAGCCGTATGCGGGCAACTTTAGTGCGTGAACCGACCTTGGCATCCATTGCCCGTGAATTTGAGCTGGGGGAATATATGTCGCTCGGTTCCGGTGAATTGAAAAGCGGCGGTTTTCGCCGTGAATCCATTCTTGCGGACTGTGTGGAAGCGATTATCGGCGCAATATCCCTCGATCAAGGTTTAGCCATCGCTTCTCAAATGATCCGAAATTGGTATCAAACCCTATTGGCGGAAATTAAGCCGGGCGATAATCAAAAGGATGCGAAAACCCGTTTACAAGAATATTTACAAGGCAGACGTTTACCTTTACCGAGCTATGAAGTGATAAATATTCAAGGAGAGGCGCATTGCCAAACCTTTACGGTTGAATGCAAAGTGAAAAGTGAGGATAAAATTGACCGCACTTTTGTGGGTAAAGGCTCAAGTCGTCGCAAAGCGGAACAGGCGGCGGCAGAACAAATTTTAAAAGAACTGGACATCAAATGA
- a CDS encoding aromatic amino acid transporter: MLKNKTFGSALIIAGTTIGAGMLAMPLTSAGMGFGYTVLLLVGLWMLLVYSGLLFVEVYQTADQLDDGVATLAEKYFGVPGRVLSTLSLLILLYALSAAYITGGGSLLSGLPTAFGMEAISLKTAIIVFTVVLGSFVVIGTKGVDGITRLLFIGKLIAFAFVLFMMLPKVATDNLMALPLNYAFVISAAPIFFTSFGFHVIMASVNSYLGGSVEKFRRAILIGTAIPLAAYLVWQLATHGVLSQSEFIRILQADPTLNGLVNAVREITGSNLLGEIVRIFSSLALITSFLGVMLGVFEGLGDLFKRYHLPNNRLSLTVAAFLPPLVFALFYPEGFITALSYAGLLCAFYCLILPIGLAWRTRQTNPNLPYRVIGGNATLVIALIVGIAIMIIPFLIQTGYLPAVAG, translated from the coding sequence ATGCTAAAAAACAAAACCTTTGGGAGTGCCTTGATTATTGCCGGTACAACAATCGGTGCGGGTATGCTTGCAATGCCTTTAACTTCCGCAGGAATGGGATTCGGCTATACCGTACTATTACTTGTTGGACTTTGGATGCTGCTTGTTTATAGCGGTTTACTTTTTGTTGAAGTGTACCAAACGGCTGATCAACTTGATGACGGTGTTGCTACATTGGCGGAAAAATACTTCGGTGTGCCGGGACGGGTGCTTTCCACATTAAGCCTATTAATCTTACTTTATGCACTTTCCGCCGCCTATATTACAGGAGGAGGATCATTACTTTCAGGCTTACCGACCGCTTTCGGAATGGAAGCGATTTCTCTTAAAACAGCTATTATTGTCTTTACTGTCGTACTCGGTTCCTTTGTCGTTATCGGCACAAAAGGTGTGGACGGCATTACCCGCCTTTTATTTATCGGCAAATTAATCGCCTTTGCTTTCGTACTATTTATGATGCTGCCAAAAGTGGCAACGGACAACTTAATGGCATTGCCGCTGAATTATGCTTTTGTCATATCCGCCGCCCCTATTTTCTTCACTTCCTTTGGGTTCCACGTCATTATGGCAAGTGTGAATAGCTACTTAGGGGGAAGTGTTGAAAAATTCCGCCGTGCAATCTTAATCGGCACAGCAATTCCACTTGCCGCCTATTTAGTATGGCAACTGGCGACCCACGGCGTGTTAAGTCAAAGTGAATTTATTCGTATTTTACAAGCGGATCCGACATTAAACGGCTTAGTAAATGCCGTACGTGAAATCACAGGTTCTAACCTATTAGGTGAAATCGTACGCATTTTTTCTTCACTTGCCTTAATCACCTCATTTCTCGGCGTTATGTTAGGTGTATTTGAAGGATTAGGTGATTTATTTAAACGTTATCACCTACCGAATAATCGTCTTTCACTTACCGTTGCAGCATTTCTTCCGCCTTTAGTCTTTGCACTATTCTATCCGGAAGGTTTTATCACCGCATTAAGTTATGCCGGTTTGCTCTGCGCTTTCTATTGCTTAATCTTACCAATCGGTCTGGCATGGCGTACCCGTCAAACAAATCCTAATCTTCCTTACCGCGTTATCGGCGGAAATGCCACATTAGTCATAGCATTAATCGTCGGCATAGCGATTATGATCATCCCCTTCTTAATTCAAACAGGCTATTTACCGGCTGTTGCAGGCTAA
- a CDS encoding oxidative damage protection protein, with translation MARMIFCEFLKKEAEGLDFQLYPGELGKRIFDSISKQAWGEWIKKQTMLVNEKKLNMMNAEHRKLLEQEMVNFLFEGKDVHIEGYVPPSN, from the coding sequence ATGGCAAGAATGATATTTTGTGAATTTCTAAAAAAAGAAGCGGAAGGCTTAGATTTTCAACTTTATCCGGGGGAATTGGGGAAACGAATTTTCGATTCAATCAGCAAACAAGCTTGGGGTGAATGGATAAAAAAACAAACGATGCTTGTGAATGAGAAAAAACTCAATATGATGAACGCAGAACATCGCAAATTACTTGAGCAAGAAATGGTGAATTTTTTGTTTGAAGGCAAAGATGTGCATATTGAAGGTTACGTTCCTCCGTCAAATTAA
- the lepB gene encoding signal peptidase I, whose protein sequence is MSNLFFIILLVVGFGIWKGLDYLQLPNTFSILLLILTALSGVLWCYHRFIVAPKRHRRIARAEQRSGQALSDEEKAKIEPISEGSEFLSSLFPVLAAVFLIRSFVFEPFQIPSGSMESTLRVGDFLVVNKYAYGVKDPIFQNTIIAGEKPQRGDVVVFKAPEQALLRTGLGATRAAYAENLALTSKDNMSGVDYIKRIVGQGGDRIIFDIDQKTLKIVYGKDGKPCEADCETKEFEYTQNPINPAFSDQLELTEKGDVSHNILITPYRRYAGPEFFPQEGNPIGEWVVPEGQYFVMGDNRDHSDDSRFWGFVPEKNIVGKATYIWMSLEKEPNEWPTGFRFERFLTEIK, encoded by the coding sequence ATGTCAAATCTATTTTTTATTATTTTACTGGTTGTAGGCTTTGGCATTTGGAAAGGGCTGGATTATCTTCAATTGCCGAATACTTTCAGTATCTTATTGCTGATTTTGACCGCACTTTCAGGTGTATTATGGTGTTATCACCGATTTATCGTGGCACCGAAACGCCATCGCCGGATTGCCCGTGCAGAGCAGCGTTCCGGTCAGGCATTAAGTGATGAAGAAAAAGCAAAAATCGAACCGATTTCCGAAGGCTCGGAGTTCTTATCTTCGCTGTTCCCTGTGCTGGCTGCGGTTTTTTTGATTCGTTCTTTCGTGTTTGAACCTTTCCAAATTCCCTCCGGTTCAATGGAATCCACTTTGCGTGTAGGTGATTTTCTTGTCGTAAATAAATACGCTTATGGCGTGAAAGATCCGATTTTCCAGAATACGATTATCGCCGGTGAAAAACCGCAACGCGGTGATGTGGTTGTATTTAAAGCACCGGAACAAGCACTGCTTCGTACCGGATTAGGCGCAACCCGAGCGGCTTATGCGGAAAATCTTGCATTAACTTCAAAAGATAATATGTCCGGGGTTGATTATATTAAACGCATTGTCGGACAAGGTGGCGATCGCATTATTTTCGATATTGATCAAAAAACATTGAAAATTGTGTACGGTAAAGACGGTAAACCTTGTGAAGCGGACTGTGAAACGAAAGAATTTGAATACACGCAGAATCCAATTAATCCGGCGTTTTCTGATCAACTTGAATTGACGGAGAAAGGCGATGTTAGCCACAATATTTTGATCACACCATATCGCCGTTATGCCGGTCCGGAATTTTTCCCGCAAGAGGGGAATCCGATTGGGGAATGGGTTGTACCGGAAGGGCAGTATTTTGTGATGGGTGATAATCGAGATCATAGTGATGACAGCCGTTTCTGGGGATTTGTACCGGAAAAAAATATTGTCGGTAAAGCCACTTATATTTGGATGAGCTTGGAAAAAGAACCGAACGAATGGCCGACCGGTTTTCGTTTTGAACGTTTCTTAACTGAAATTAAATAA
- a CDS encoding glycosyltransferase family 9 protein: protein MNFKSKLREIRIKLGKFFLDRKISQNLTTLEPQKILFLRQDGKIGDYIVSSFIFREIKKYNSNIQIGIICTRQNSYLFEQNPYIDELYLVKKRSIVDCIRQGLKLRQENYDVVIDPTLSIRNRDLLLLRLVKAKIYVGYQKQQYKLFNYNIDEEYIHFSTIYRLVLEKINIPCQDNSYDIPCNKKAENKIKRFLQSNNIKDYIALNFFGAGKNRKFSDENILNWIEYICHNSHLPIILLSYPAVTEKLNVTIKALDNVFLLENTENIFDNIELIRLSNLVISPDTSIVHIASGLNKPMIALYSNDEVNFSHWHPNSKNLLYLLRYELNINEIVPNKIEKSWLNLK from the coding sequence ATGAATTTTAAATCTAAACTTAGAGAAATTAGAATTAAATTAGGAAAATTTTTCCTAGATAGAAAAATATCTCAAAATTTGACCACACTTGAACCCCAAAAAATACTTTTTTTAAGACAAGATGGAAAAATTGGGGATTATATTGTGAGTTCATTTATTTTCCGAGAAATAAAAAAGTATAATAGTAATATTCAGATTGGTATTATTTGTACAAGGCAAAATTCTTATTTATTTGAGCAAAACCCTTACATAGATGAACTCTACCTTGTCAAAAAACGTTCTATTGTTGATTGTATTCGACAAGGATTAAAATTACGTCAAGAAAACTATGACGTTGTAATTGATCCTACACTTTCTATTAGAAATCGGGATCTCCTATTATTACGTTTAGTTAAGGCAAAGATTTATGTGGGCTATCAAAAACAACAATATAAATTATTTAATTATAATATTGATGAAGAATATATACATTTTTCTACTATTTACCGTTTAGTATTAGAAAAAATTAATATACCTTGTCAGGATAACTCTTATGATATCCCTTGTAATAAAAAAGCTGAAAATAAAATTAAGCGTTTTTTACAAAGTAATAATATTAAAGATTATATTGCATTAAATTTCTTCGGTGCGGGAAAAAATAGAAAATTTAGTGATGAAAATATTTTAAATTGGATAGAATATATTTGCCATAATAGCCATTTACCAATAATATTACTCTCTTATCCTGCAGTTACAGAAAAACTAAATGTAACAATAAAAGCACTTGATAATGTTTTTTTATTAGAAAATACAGAAAATATTTTTGATAATATTGAGCTTATTCGTTTATCTAATTTAGTTATTTCTCCTGATACTTCAATCGTTCATATTGCTTCAGGTTTAAATAAACCAATGATTGCATTATATAGCAATGATGAGGTCAATTTTTCCCATTGGCATCCTAATAGCAAAAATTTATTATATTTATTACGTTATGAGCTAAATATTAATGAAATTGTTCCCAATAAAATTGAAAAATCGTGGTTAAACCTGAAATAA
- the mltC gene encoding membrane-bound lytic murein transglycosylase MltC gives MKKYLFLALLPFLYACSDSPNRNRGINYDEVFAKDTQGLDILTGQFSHNIDRIWGVNELLVASRKDYVKYTDSFYTRSHVSFDEGNIVIETQKDLNRLHNAIVHTLLMGSDAKGIDLFASGDVPISTRPFLLGQVIDNNGQQIANQFIAGNFATYLIQNKLQTRRLQNGNIVQFVTIPMIANHVEVRAQKYIPLVRKAARRYGIDESLILGIMQTESSFNPYAISYANAIGLMQVVPHTAGRDIFAMKGKSGQPSARYLYDPANNIDAGVSYLWILQNQYLNGITNPTSKRFAMISAYNSGAGAVLRVFDNDKDEAIYKINQMYPEQVYRILTTAHPSSQARNYLLKVDQAQKKFRVRR, from the coding sequence ATGAAAAAGTATTTATTCTTGGCATTATTGCCATTTTTGTATGCTTGTAGCGACTCTCCGAATCGCAATCGTGGTATTAATTATGATGAAGTATTTGCAAAAGATACGCAGGGTTTGGATATTCTTACCGGACAGTTCTCCCATAATATTGACCGCATTTGGGGGGTGAACGAATTACTAGTGGCAAGCCGTAAAGATTATGTGAAATATACGGACTCTTTCTATACCCGCAGCCACGTGAGTTTCGATGAAGGTAACATTGTGATCGAAACTCAAAAAGATTTGAATCGCTTGCATAATGCGATTGTACATACTTTGCTAATGGGGTCGGATGCAAAAGGGATTGATTTATTCGCCTCCGGTGATGTGCCAATTAGCACACGCCCATTTCTTTTAGGGCAAGTGATTGATAATAACGGTCAACAAATTGCCAATCAATTTATTGCCGGTAATTTCGCCACTTATTTAATCCAAAATAAATTACAAACCCGCCGTTTACAAAACGGTAATATAGTGCAATTCGTTACAATCCCAATGATTGCAAACCACGTGGAAGTACGGGCTCAAAAATATATTCCGTTGGTGCGCAAAGCCGCCCGACGTTACGGCATCGATGAAAGTTTGATTTTAGGCATAATGCAAACCGAATCCAGCTTTAACCCTTATGCGATCAGCTATGCCAACGCAATTGGTTTAATGCAGGTTGTTCCGCATACTGCCGGTCGTGATATATTCGCAATGAAAGGAAAAAGCGGACAACCCTCAGCCCGCTATTTATATGATCCGGCGAATAATATTGATGCCGGCGTATCCTATTTATGGATCCTTCAAAATCAATATTTAAACGGCATAACCAACCCGACGTCTAAACGCTTTGCGATGATTTCCGCTTATAACAGCGGTGCCGGTGCGGTATTACGCGTATTTGACAACGATAAGGATGAGGCGATTTACAAAATCAATCAAATGTATCCGGAGCAGGTTTATCGTATTCTAACTACGGCACATCCGTCATCTCAAGCAAGGAACTACTTGCTAAAAGTAGATCAAGCACAGAAGAAATTCCGAGTAAGACGGTAA